From Woronichinia naegeliana WA131, the proteins below share one genomic window:
- a CDS encoding stage II sporulation protein M yields the protein MASLYRSLSADLARGKTFQVGTILLQKLQSLTARAYNQIYQGSRHQEWQAALDFYRWRFPTVVQQTWLYTAIAISIFSLGGLIAWWYGWQDPSFLALVVPADLIHKVRDQKQLWMGSILGMEPLASSGIMINNLSVTFRMVGGAITAGLFTLYALFFNGLLMGAIAIGVNLSQKPY from the coding sequence TTGGCCAGTCTTTATCGATCGCTGTCGGCGGATCTGGCCAGGGGCAAAACCTTTCAAGTCGGAACGATTTTACTCCAGAAATTACAAAGTTTAACCGCTAGAGCCTATAACCAAATTTATCAAGGCTCCCGTCATCAGGAATGGCAAGCCGCTTTAGATTTTTATCGCTGGCGATTTCCTACCGTTGTTCAACAAACCTGGCTTTATACCGCGATCGCCATCAGTATTTTTAGCCTCGGAGGACTGATTGCTTGGTGGTACGGTTGGCAAGATCCCAGTTTTCTCGCCTTAGTCGTGCCGGCAGATTTGATTCATAAAGTGCGCGATCAGAAGCAATTGTGGATGGGGTCAATTTTAGGGATGGAACCCCTGGCCTCTAGCGGCATTATGATCAATAACCTATCCGTTACGTTTCGGATGGTTGGTGGCGCAATCACCGCCGGACTTTTTACCCTTTATGCTCTCTTTTTCAATGGTTTACTTATGGGGGCGATCGCTATTGGTGTCAACTTAAGTCAAAAGCCTTACTAA
- a CDS encoding IS1 family transposase, with protein sequence MSILKKSSMEILNDVGLCQEKEDALFKKNCPHCYSESVKIHSHYQTKGNGERKMFICQECTSCFTETYGSVIAGLETPLSEIVKVLKTRMEGIGLNAAARVFGYAKTTILNWEKKLSGLQEALFLYALVNEFVKLVIEGDELYTKVGKNEEASASEGWTIVLMDRASRFIWHLKCGRKEQKLFLEAMMTIAELFERSAECLQLFTDGEKRYSQLLFNICHEVLRTGKRGRPTKVLPKGLVVRLKNKSSKRRDSAGKLKKVETPKPEHPETTEKPEEKDIHANHVEAFNSAIRRYLAAFRRRTNTYAKSVVGLQRVLDIFWMVHNFVRSHFTTREVPAVALGIIEKGLTWEDLLQIRLMS encoded by the coding sequence ATGTCAATATTAAAGAAAAGCTCTATGGAAATCCTGAATGATGTTGGCTTGTGCCAAGAGAAAGAGGATGCCTTATTCAAGAAAAACTGTCCTCATTGCTATAGTGAAAGCGTAAAAATACATTCTCATTATCAAACGAAAGGTAACGGGGAACGTAAAATGTTCATTTGTCAAGAATGTACTTCTTGTTTTACTGAGACTTATGGTAGCGTAATCGCTGGCTTAGAAACCCCATTAAGTGAAATTGTAAAAGTATTAAAAACCAGAATGGAAGGAATAGGATTAAATGCAGCAGCCCGAGTATTTGGCTACGCGAAAACAACAATATTGAATTGGGAAAAGAAATTATCAGGATTACAAGAGGCATTATTTTTATACGCCTTAGTGAATGAATTTGTTAAATTAGTAATAGAAGGGGATGAACTATACACAAAAGTTGGAAAAAATGAAGAAGCAAGTGCCTCTGAGGGGTGGACAATCGTGCTCATGGACAGGGCTAGCCGCTTTATTTGGCATTTAAAATGTGGTCGAAAAGAGCAGAAATTATTTCTAGAGGCAATGATGACAATAGCGGAATTATTTGAAAGGAGTGCAGAATGTCTCCAGCTATTTACAGATGGGGAAAAGCGATATAGTCAATTGCTATTTAATATTTGTCACGAAGTATTAAGGACTGGAAAGCGAGGTCGTCCCACCAAAGTATTACCGAAGGGTCTTGTGGTAAGACTAAAAAATAAGAGTAGTAAACGTCGAGATTCTGCGGGTAAACTAAAGAAAGTAGAAACTCCGAAACCAGAACATCCTGAGACAACAGAAAAACCAGAAGAAAAGGATATCCATGCCAACCACGTTGAGGCATTTAATAGTGCTATCCGACGCTATTTAGCCGCCTTTCGTCGTCGTACAAATACTTATGCTAAATCTGTTGTGGGATTACAGCGAGTCCTAGATATTTTCTGGATGGTTCATAACTTTGTTCGCAGCCATTTTACTACTAGAGAAGTTCCTGCTGTAGCTCTCGGTATAATTGAAAAAGGGTTAACTTGGGAGGACTTACTCCAAATTCGCCTGATGTCTTGA
- a CDS encoding IS4 family transposase, giving the protein MARQHPRRKGNPDLRRKTNQPGVEIPEITKELFELLEPTMFTPLKYLQGTHEKMMRDRVLNLPVMVALVLSIVYRQIAGISEAVRLLEEEGLLWVASLKVSKQAVSKRMMNVPAEIFAILLKVVLEKAAEKGKKLQVGEKWEKIREKFSAVWIADGSTLEQIRKNMKISKEEKSKLGGKIMMVVEAFTQRPVTLWYTENDKIWCEELAAKLPENGLILVDMGFFSFVWFDLLTEAKKFFLTRFRAGTSYKTKQVLSQGSHYRDEIIIMGNYRSNPCKHPVRLVSVLWGTIWYQYLTNVLSPEQLSAEEVCDLYRRRWTIEEAFLLTKRLLGLAYLWVGNKNGVQIQIICTLIFYTVLNQLVGEVAIALNQPKEKISVEMVFRSLYYVAKAIARGEKPDTVTYLAERAKLFGLVKAERKRHREKAALNQQIWEPIPLS; this is encoded by the coding sequence ATGGCAAGACAACATCCTCGGAGAAAAGGAAACCCAGACTTACGTCGTAAGACAAATCAGCCAGGGGTAGAAATCCCTGAAATAACAAAAGAGTTGTTTGAATTACTAGAACCCACAATGTTTACACCATTAAAATATTTACAGGGAACTCATGAGAAAATGATGAGAGATAGGGTGTTAAATTTACCAGTAATGGTGGCATTAGTGTTAAGTATAGTGTATCGTCAAATAGCGGGTATAAGTGAAGCGGTAAGACTGTTAGAGGAAGAGGGATTGCTATGGGTAGCATCATTAAAAGTAAGCAAACAGGCAGTATCAAAAAGAATGATGAATGTGCCAGCCGAAATATTTGCAATATTACTAAAGGTAGTGTTAGAAAAAGCAGCCGAAAAAGGGAAGAAGCTCCAAGTAGGAGAAAAATGGGAAAAAATAAGAGAAAAGTTTAGTGCAGTGTGGATAGCAGATGGCTCAACGCTAGAGCAGATAAGGAAAAATATGAAAATAAGTAAAGAAGAAAAGAGTAAATTGGGGGGTAAAATAATGATGGTAGTGGAAGCCTTTACCCAAAGACCCGTTACTTTATGGTACACAGAAAATGATAAAATATGGTGTGAAGAATTGGCAGCTAAATTACCAGAAAATGGTTTAATTCTCGTAGATATGGGATTTTTTAGCTTTGTGTGGTTTGATTTGTTAACAGAAGCTAAAAAGTTTTTTCTAACCAGATTTAGAGCGGGTACATCTTACAAAACCAAACAAGTATTGTCTCAAGGTAGTCATTACAGAGATGAGATTATCATTATGGGAAATTACCGTTCTAATCCTTGCAAGCATCCGGTGAGATTAGTCTCAGTATTATGGGGAACAATCTGGTATCAGTATTTAACAAATGTGTTGTCTCCCGAACAACTGTCCGCCGAAGAGGTCTGTGATTTATATCGAAGACGATGGACAATCGAAGAAGCCTTTTTATTAACGAAAAGACTTTTAGGACTAGCCTATTTATGGGTAGGGAATAAGAATGGTGTCCAAATCCAGATTATTTGCACTTTGATTTTCTATACGGTCTTAAATCAATTGGTAGGGGAAGTGGCGATTGCTCTAAATCAACCGAAAGAAAAAATCTCAGTAGAGATGGTGTTTCGGAGTCTATACTATGTAGCGAAGGCTATTGCTAGAGGAGAAAAGCCTGATACAGTAACCTATCTGGCTGAACGTGCTAAGTTATTTGGTTTGGTCAAAGCTGAGAGAAAGCGACATCGAGAAAAGGCCGCTCTCAATCAACAAATTTGGGAACCCATTCCTTTAAGTTGA
- a CDS encoding ISKra4 family transposase, whose protein sequence is MTAKLINVEGSKIKIELTLELSRSMLDTEINIQKGLNEVGCIASKEALKYLDTDGSPLKIGEEIWKSKGEQPKEYQTPYGEVIVNRHVYQRSVGGKTYCPLEREARIIITSTPLLAKQVSSKMSGMAGKEAKNDLLENHGRKVALSYIQRLSEAVGSVVQAKEEAWSYAPPKEDSQIATVGIGLDGTCMLMCEDGYREAMVGTVSLYDSEGERQPTIYLGAAPEYGKKSFLERLEREIERAKNRYPEATLVGIADGAESNWKFLEKQTEEQILDFYHASGYLGALAEALHPNTVSKQKEWLTENCRELKHEKGKAGELLNLMKEVKEEKSHSKNLTEKLLAAITYYENHQHQMDYAEYIEKKYPIGSGVMEAACKTLVKQRLCCSGMRWKEKGAGIILSLRALVLTKERWSQFWAKLDQYGFPVEP, encoded by the coding sequence ATGACAGCAAAACTAATTAATGTAGAGGGTTCAAAGATAAAAATAGAACTAACATTAGAACTCAGTCGTTCAATGTTGGATACAGAAATAAATATTCAAAAAGGCTTAAACGAAGTAGGTTGCATCGCCAGCAAAGAAGCCTTGAAATATTTAGATACAGATGGTTCACCCTTAAAAATCGGTGAAGAAATCTGGAAGAGTAAGGGAGAGCAACCGAAAGAATATCAAACACCTTATGGTGAGGTTATAGTGAATCGTCATGTATATCAGCGTTCAGTAGGAGGAAAAACGTATTGCCCCTTAGAAAGAGAAGCAAGGATAATCATAACATCAACGCCATTATTGGCAAAACAGGTATCCTCAAAAATGTCAGGGATGGCAGGCAAAGAGGCGAAAAATGATTTATTAGAAAATCATGGTAGAAAAGTAGCGCTATCCTATATCCAAAGATTGAGTGAAGCAGTAGGAAGTGTGGTACAGGCAAAAGAAGAAGCGTGGAGTTATGCCCCGCCCAAGGAGGATAGCCAAATTGCAACAGTGGGAATAGGATTAGATGGAACCTGTATGCTGATGTGTGAGGATGGCTACCGTGAAGCAATGGTGGGAACCGTTTCCCTATACGATAGTGAAGGCGAACGTCAACCTACAATCTATCTAGGTGCGGCACCAGAGTATGGAAAAAAGAGTTTTCTAGAAAGATTAGAAAGAGAAATTGAGCGAGCGAAAAACCGTTATCCAGAGGCAACATTGGTCGGGATAGCAGACGGGGCAGAATCAAATTGGAAGTTTTTAGAAAAGCAAACGGAAGAACAGATATTAGATTTCTATCATGCCTCTGGTTACTTAGGTGCCTTGGCAGAAGCGTTGCATCCGAATACCGTGTCAAAACAAAAAGAATGGTTGACTGAAAATTGTCGAGAACTCAAGCATGAAAAAGGAAAAGCAGGAGAACTGCTAAATCTGATGAAAGAAGTCAAAGAAGAAAAAAGTCATTCTAAGAATCTTACCGAGAAACTACTAGCGGCGATTACTTATTACGAGAATCATCAGCATCAAATGGATTATGCTGAATACATAGAGAAAAAGTATCCGATTGGTTCAGGTGTTATGGAAGCAGCTTGTAAGACGTTGGTCAAACAACGATTATGTTGTTCAGGGATGCGATGGAAGGAAAAAGGAGCAGGAATTATTTTGAGCCTACGAGCTTTGGTATTGACCAAGGAACGATGGAGTCAATTTTGGGCAAAACTTGATCAATATGGGTTCCCTGTAGAACCCTGA
- a CDS encoding transposase: MYVGDGIKVGKEGRKMPGVKRLHQESEDVSKPEWIRGHYFNALSILVGVGKACFALPLVLRLDDGIKSKATEKGEGKGKKKVKTSLVTKMADLCVTYAEAGSYVILDAYFACEPVLKSFRQNALHLITRVRCSTVAYAPFCSVPTLTGRGRPRIWGSSIKRVRPLVDKSCCNQGSTGNPY; this comes from the coding sequence GTGTATGTGGGTGATGGCATCAAAGTGGGGAAAGAAGGACGCAAGATGCCAGGTGTAAAACGACTACACCAAGAATCGGAAGATGTGTCCAAGCCAGAGTGGATAAGGGGTCATTACTTCAATGCCTTGAGTATTTTGGTGGGAGTAGGGAAAGCCTGCTTTGCCTTGCCCTTAGTGTTGCGGCTAGACGATGGCATCAAGTCCAAAGCAACCGAGAAGGGGGAGGGAAAAGGCAAAAAAAAGGTGAAGACGAGCCTGGTGACAAAAATGGCTGACCTTTGTGTTACTTACGCAGAGGCAGGGAGTTATGTAATTTTGGATGCTTATTTTGCTTGCGAACCAGTGCTCAAAAGTTTTCGCCAGAACGCCTTGCATCTAATCACAAGAGTGCGTTGCTCCACCGTCGCCTATGCCCCCTTTTGTTCCGTGCCGACGCTGACGGGGAGAGGACGACCACGGATTTGGGGGAGTTCGATAAAACGGGTGCGACCTTTAGTTGATAAAAGCTGTTGTAATCAGGGTTCTACAGGGAACCCATATTGA
- a CDS encoding IS630 family transposase produces MIKLEFTEEDKRLLSYGRFNHPHPRVQLKMEVLWLKSQGLSHQKIAQFAGVSVNTVTSYIRDYQEGGIEKLKEIKFNRPKSELTEHQGTIEAYFESNPPARINEAVKRIEELTGIKRSPTQVRKFLKSIGMRCLKVGTIPSKADVEAQDSYRKKELEPRLEEAKAGKRAVFFVDASHFVMGAFVNFIWCFKRIFIKSPSGRKRFNVLGALNAITHEVIMVTNSSYITGTQVCELLEKIAELGLLIPITLVLDNARYQKCRIVQELAESLGIELLYLPPYSPNLNLIERLWKFVKKKCLYAKYYEDFTQFSAAISGCLEDANVKYKEELDSLLTLRFQRFDKSQIMNV; encoded by the coding sequence ATGATTAAGTTAGAATTTACGGAAGAAGACAAAAGACTGTTGTCTTACGGTCGGTTTAATCACCCGCATCCTAGAGTACAGCTAAAGATGGAAGTTTTATGGTTAAAAAGTCAGGGATTATCTCATCAAAAAATTGCTCAATTCGCAGGAGTTTCAGTAAATACGGTGACAAGCTATATCCGTGATTATCAAGAGGGCGGGATAGAAAAACTAAAAGAAATAAAATTTAATCGCCCGAAAAGCGAGTTAACAGAGCATCAAGGGACAATTGAGGCATATTTTGAGTCAAATCCACCAGCAAGAATAAATGAAGCAGTAAAAAGAATAGAAGAATTAACGGGAATAAAAAGAAGTCCAACGCAAGTCAGAAAATTTTTAAAGTCAATAGGAATGAGGTGTCTAAAGGTGGGAACAATTCCATCAAAAGCAGATGTAGAAGCTCAGGATAGCTATAGGAAAAAAGAGCTAGAACCAAGGCTAGAAGAGGCAAAAGCAGGAAAAAGGGCAGTTTTCTTTGTAGATGCCTCTCATTTTGTAATGGGAGCATTTGTAAATTTTATATGGTGCTTCAAGAGGATTTTTATTAAGTCACCATCAGGGAGAAAACGTTTTAATGTGTTAGGAGCATTAAATGCAATTACCCATGAAGTAATTATGGTAACGAACAGTTCTTATATTACGGGAACTCAGGTTTGTGAACTCCTAGAAAAGATAGCAGAATTAGGACTATTAATACCGATTACGTTGGTATTAGACAATGCTCGTTATCAAAAATGCCGAATTGTGCAGGAGTTGGCAGAATCATTAGGAATAGAGTTACTGTACTTACCTCCTTATTCTCCTAACTTGAATTTAATTGAAAGACTGTGGAAGTTTGTGAAGAAGAAGTGTTTATACGCAAAATATTATGAAGATTTTACGCAGTTTTCTGCAGCAATTTCAGGATGTCTTGAAGATGCTAACGTAAAATATAAGGAGGAGCTTGATTCTTTGCTCACCTTACGATTTCAACGCTTTGATAAATCTCAGATTATGAACGTTTGA
- a CDS encoding IS4 family transposase: MKISKEEKSKLGGKIMMVVEAFTQRPVTLWYTENDKSNDKIWCEELAAKLPENGLILVDMGFFSFVWFDLLTEAKKFFLTRFRAGTSYKTKQVLSQGSHYRDEIIIMGNYRSNPCKHPVRLVSVLWGTIWYQYLTNVLSPEQLSAEEVCDLYRRRWTIEEAFLLTKRLLGLAYLWVGNKNGVQIQIICTLIFYTVLNQLVGEVAIALNQPKEKISVEMVFRSLYYVAKAIARGEKPDTVTYLAERAILQTFII, encoded by the coding sequence ATGAAAATAAGTAAAGAAGAAAAGAGTAAATTGGGGGGTAAAATAATGATGGTAGTGGAAGCCTTTACCCAAAGACCCGTTACTTTATGGTACACAGAAAATGATAAATCAAATGATAAAATATGGTGTGAAGAATTGGCAGCTAAATTACCAGAAAATGGTTTAATTCTCGTAGATATGGGATTTTTTAGCTTTGTGTGGTTTGATTTGTTAACAGAAGCTAAAAAGTTTTTTCTAACCAGATTTAGAGCGGGTACATCTTACAAAACCAAACAAGTATTGTCTCAAGGTAGTCATTACAGAGATGAGATTATCATTATGGGAAATTACCGTTCTAATCCTTGCAAGCATCCGGTGAGATTAGTCTCAGTATTATGGGGAACAATCTGGTATCAGTATTTAACAAATGTGTTGTCTCCCGAACAACTGTCCGCCGAAGAGGTCTGTGATTTATATCGAAGACGATGGACAATCGAAGAAGCCTTTTTATTAACGAAAAGACTTTTAGGACTAGCCTATTTATGGGTAGGGAATAAGAATGGTGTCCAAATCCAGATTATTTGCACTTTGATTTTCTATACGGTCTTAAATCAATTGGTAGGGGAAGTGGCGATTGCTCTAAATCAACCGAAAGAAAAAATCTCAGTAGAGATGGTGTTTCGGAGTCTATACTATGTAGCGAAGGCTATTGCTAGAGGAGAAAAGCCTGATACAGTAACCTATCTGGCTGAACGTGCTATACTTCAAACGTTCATAATCTGA